A stretch of Blautia liquoris DNA encodes these proteins:
- a CDS encoding dicarboxylate/amino acid:cation symporter, whose product MMEVNYLDILALLTAILLIGVLVFLARKKVDFGVRTILALGLGIVLGVLFQGHTSYVAPIGTIYANVISAFVVPLLVCSVITSITNLENINKLKTIGLKSVLLLVSTTFIASTLTLLIALPLGIGKGADIALPNNYKPKEVPEVTQVITDLFPQNFFSQASSNTIVPVIIFALMIGIAVVMLSEKDPKSVKPFKDFIESASKVINKVISYIIDFTPYAVLALVANAVSNNGPKKLLPLLPVLVVAYVLCIIQTFGVNSVLIATLAKLNPFKFFQHIWPAQVIAFTIQSSVGSIPTTEKCLKKGGVSDNISSFVVPLGANIGMPGCAGIWPTLLAVFAIHGLKIDYSIGQYIILVLITTLVSIGTVGVPGTATITATAVFAAAGLPIEIIVLMTPISAIVDMARTATNVSAAAATALIVAKNEGELDVEQYNGRKYENEGGYVERKA is encoded by the coding sequence ATGATGGAAGTGAATTATTTGGATATTTTGGCCTTGCTGACAGCTATTTTACTGATCGGTGTGCTGGTGTTTCTTGCCAGAAAGAAGGTGGATTTCGGAGTGAGAACCATTCTGGCATTGGGATTGGGAATCGTCTTGGGAGTCCTGTTCCAAGGGCATACTTCTTATGTAGCACCGATTGGAACGATTTATGCGAACGTGATCTCGGCATTTGTTGTTCCGCTGTTGGTATGCAGTGTGATTACGAGTATTACGAATCTGGAAAACATCAATAAATTGAAGACAATTGGACTCAAAAGCGTACTTCTGCTTGTCTCTACGACATTTATAGCGTCTACGCTTACGCTTTTGATCGCTTTGCCGTTGGGCATTGGAAAAGGCGCAGATATTGCTCTTCCCAATAATTATAAGCCTAAAGAAGTTCCCGAAGTGACACAGGTCATCACGGATTTGTTTCCACAGAACTTTTTCAGTCAGGCCTCATCAAACACAATAGTTCCGGTGATCATCTTCGCATTGATGATTGGAATCGCAGTTGTGATGCTTTCGGAAAAGGACCCAAAATCCGTCAAACCTTTTAAGGATTTCATAGAATCTGCTTCAAAGGTCATCAATAAAGTGATTTCCTATATCATAGATTTTACTCCTTATGCGGTTTTGGCTCTAGTTGCAAATGCTGTATCAAATAACGGACCCAAGAAGCTTCTTCCGCTGCTCCCGGTTCTGGTTGTGGCCTATGTTTTGTGTATCATACAGACCTTTGGCGTGAACAGCGTACTGATCGCAACACTCGCAAAACTGAATCCATTCAAATTCTTTCAGCATATCTGGCCTGCTCAAGTGATTGCTTTTACGATTCAAAGCAGCGTGGGATCTATTCCGACAACAGAAAAATGCCTGAAAAAAGGAGGGGTTTCGGATAATATTTCTTCCTTTGTCGTTCCACTTGGCGCGAATATCGGAATGCCAGGCTGTGCGGGAATCTGGCCGACCCTGCTGGCTGTCTTTGCCATCCATGGACTGAAGATTGACTACTCCATCGGTCAGTATATAATTCTGGTTCTGATCACGACGCTGGTGAGTATCGGAACGGTCGGAGTTCCTGGAACTGCCACAATCACGGCCACAGCGGTATTCGCAGCGGCCGGTCTTCCAATTGAAATTATCGTTTTGATGACACCGATCAGCGCCATTGTAGACATGGCCCGCACGGCAACAAATGTCAGTGCGGCGGCAGCTACAGCTCTGATTGTCGCAAAGAATGAAGGAGAACTGGATGTAGAGCAATATAATGGAAGAAAATATGAAAATGAGGGGGGATACGTCGAAAGAAAAGCCTGA
- a CDS encoding PolC-type DNA polymerase III — protein sequence MNKDFMAVFPGFLVTGELEELLGTVQVVKVGLTKDKSLLRVYLESSQWIHKKHIFALEREIKSQFFQGTPLEIKIIEKFHLSKQYTPKNLLKVYRDSILTELREYSIFLCNLFQTATIEFPESDVMSLSLIDSVIAHEREEELLQILEKVFCERCGLDLKIHTNYKKPEMSGARKKSELRLVQQVKNVVAHTQVGEEIETAHEKKTSDMGVKVKKKTKGSGQYLKAHSGQYSGRVNRSSNPDMIYGRDFDEDSVDIISIEDEIGDVVIRGKVQAFDMREIRNERTILIFQVTDFTDTITVKIFVKNDQVPDLKPELAEGSFLKIKGKTAIDTFDRDLTISSVWGIKRIRDFRQGRSDHAAVKRVELHCHTKMSDMDGITDAAVLVKRAYEWGQPAIAITDHGVVQSFPEANHAMEAIDADYRKKYQKEHPDASKEELKKVSAPFKVIYGMEAYLVDDQKGIVANSKGQSLDQSYVVFDLETTGFSPVVDRIIEIGAVRVEKGQITDRFSTFVNPQIPIPFKIENLTGISDDMVMSAPFIEDVLSDFLEFCEGSVLVAHNAGFDMSFIEQNCERQGMKREFTSADTVAMARFLLPGLNRFKLDTVAKALGVSLDNHHRAVDDAACTAEIFVRFVKMLKDRGIEDLDVLNEKGSFSEDTIRKMPTYHAIILATGETGRVNLYRLVSETHLNYYNRRPRLAKSLYMKYHEGLLIGSACEAGELYQALLRGAPKQEITRLVEFYDYLEIQPIGNNAFMIRKEDVSAVNSEEDLKEINREIVKLGEKFQKPVVATCDVHFIDPADEVYRRIIMAGKGFDDADNQAPLYLRTTDEMLEEFAYLGSKKAEEVVITNPRKIADMVDKISPIRAGKFPPVIENSDTDLRDICYNRAHEIYGEELPEIVKTRLEKELNSIISNGYAVMYIIAQKLVWKSNEDGYLVGSRGSVGSSFVATMAGITEVNPLSPHYLCEECKYVDFDSDEVKAYAGRSGCDMPDKTCPNCGAPLKKLGFDIPFETFLGFKGNKEPDIDLNFSGEYQSKAHKYTEVIFGAGQTFRAGTIGTLAEKTAFGYVKNYYEERGIHKRNCEIDRVVKGCTGIRRTTGQHPGGIIVLPFGEDINSFTPVQHPANDNHTDIVTTHFDYHSIDSNLLKLDILGHDDPTMIRMLEDLTGFDAQQVPLDEPHVMSLFESTKALDITPDAIGGCPLGCLGIPEFGTDFVIQMLLDTKPKSFSDLIRISGLSHGTDVWLGNAQTLIEEGKATISTSICTRDDIMIYLIGKGLDSEESFTIMESVRKGKGLKPEWEKEMKEHDVPDWYIWSCKKIKYMFPKAHAAAYVMMAYRIAYYKIFYPLAYYAAYFSIRASAFSYELMCMGQDRLEYYMHDYEKRKDTLSKKEQDTYKDMKIVQEMYARGFEFEKVDLYTAQAHRFQIVNDKLMPALDTIDGLGDKAADAVVLAARDGAFLSKDDFRNRTKVSKTVVDLMDDMGIFGDLPQSNQISLFDFAKIS from the coding sequence ATGAATAAAGACTTTATGGCTGTCTTCCCCGGATTTTTGGTGACCGGAGAGCTGGAGGAACTGCTTGGAACTGTTCAGGTTGTGAAGGTAGGTCTCACAAAAGATAAAAGCCTGCTGCGTGTATATCTTGAAAGCAGCCAGTGGATTCATAAAAAACATATCTTTGCACTGGAGCGTGAGATTAAGAGTCAATTTTTTCAGGGAACACCACTTGAGATTAAGATCATCGAGAAGTTTCATCTTTCGAAACAATATACGCCGAAAAACCTTCTAAAGGTCTATCGAGACAGTATTCTTACAGAACTTCGGGAATATAGTATTTTTCTCTGTAATTTATTTCAGACGGCTACGATTGAGTTTCCCGAGTCGGATGTGATGAGCCTTTCACTGATTGATTCTGTGATCGCCCATGAACGGGAGGAAGAGCTGCTGCAGATTCTGGAGAAGGTGTTTTGCGAGCGCTGCGGCCTTGACCTGAAGATACATACAAATTATAAAAAGCCTGAGATGAGTGGAGCCAGAAAGAAAAGTGAGCTTCGGCTGGTACAGCAGGTGAAAAATGTCGTTGCACATACGCAGGTCGGAGAAGAAATCGAGACCGCTCATGAGAAAAAGACCTCGGATATGGGTGTAAAGGTGAAAAAGAAGACAAAGGGATCCGGGCAATATCTGAAAGCTCATTCCGGTCAATATTCCGGCAGAGTAAATCGATCTTCGAATCCGGATATGATCTACGGAAGAGACTTTGACGAGGATAGTGTAGACATCATCTCCATCGAAGACGAGATCGGTGATGTTGTGATCCGCGGGAAGGTACAGGCCTTCGATATGAGAGAAATCAGAAATGAACGCACAATTCTCATCTTTCAGGTAACGGATTTTACAGATACGATTACCGTGAAGATCTTTGTGAAAAACGATCAGGTGCCGGACCTGAAACCAGAACTTGCAGAAGGTTCCTTCCTGAAAATTAAAGGCAAGACGGCGATTGACACCTTTGACCGGGATCTGACGATCTCGTCTGTATGGGGAATTAAGAGAATCCGGGATTTTCGTCAGGGAAGAAGCGATCACGCCGCGGTGAAGCGAGTGGAACTGCACTGCCATACGAAGATGAGTGATATGGATGGAATTACGGACGCCGCTGTGCTGGTAAAAAGAGCTTATGAGTGGGGACAGCCCGCAATTGCCATCACAGATCACGGTGTCGTTCAGTCATTTCCGGAGGCGAATCATGCCATGGAAGCCATCGATGCAGACTACAGGAAAAAATATCAGAAAGAACATCCTGATGCCTCGAAGGAGGAACTAAAAAAAGTCAGCGCTCCCTTTAAGGTGATTTACGGAATGGAGGCATATCTCGTGGATGATCAAAAGGGAATTGTTGCAAATAGTAAAGGGCAGTCTTTGGATCAGAGTTATGTTGTCTTTGACCTTGAGACAACCGGTTTTTCCCCGGTTGTGGATCGGATTATAGAAATCGGCGCAGTGCGTGTGGAAAAAGGCCAGATTACGGATCGTTTCTCTACGTTTGTCAATCCACAGATTCCGATCCCGTTCAAGATTGAAAATCTGACTGGGATCAGTGACGATATGGTGATGAGCGCCCCTTTTATTGAGGACGTGCTTTCGGACTTTCTGGAATTTTGTGAGGGATCGGTATTGGTCGCTCACAATGCCGGGTTTGATATGAGTTTCATAGAGCAAAATTGTGAGCGCCAGGGAATGAAGCGGGAGTTCACATCCGCAGATACCGTGGCCATGGCACGTTTCTTATTGCCTGGACTGAATCGTTTTAAACTGGATACGGTGGCGAAGGCATTGGGTGTTTCACTTGACAATCACCATCGCGCGGTGGACGACGCCGCCTGTACAGCTGAGATTTTTGTCCGTTTTGTCAAGATGTTAAAAGATCGCGGAATTGAAGATCTGGATGTGCTCAACGAAAAGGGAAGCTTCTCGGAAGATACGATCCGTAAGATGCCAACGTACCATGCGATTATTCTGGCGACAGGGGAGACGGGACGTGTAAATTTATACCGGCTGGTGTCCGAGACTCATCTGAATTATTATAACCGCAGACCGAGACTGGCAAAGAGTCTGTACATGAAGTACCATGAGGGTCTGCTCATCGGCTCTGCCTGCGAGGCAGGGGAGCTTTATCAGGCACTTCTTCGGGGAGCGCCAAAGCAGGAGATCACAAGACTCGTGGAATTTTATGACTATCTCGAGATTCAGCCGATTGGAAATAATGCATTTATGATTCGAAAGGAGGATGTATCGGCTGTCAACAGTGAAGAGGACCTAAAGGAAATAAACCGGGAGATTGTAAAGCTTGGGGAGAAGTTTCAAAAGCCGGTGGTTGCGACCTGCGATGTGCATTTTATTGACCCGGCGGATGAAGTCTACCGAAGAATTATAATGGCGGGGAAAGGATTCGACGACGCCGATAATCAGGCTCCGCTTTATCTTCGTACCACCGATGAAATGTTGGAGGAATTCGCTTATCTCGGTTCAAAAAAAGCGGAGGAAGTAGTTATCACGAATCCCAGAAAAATTGCGGATATGGTGGACAAGATCTCCCCCATACGCGCCGGGAAATTTCCGCCTGTCATCGAGAATTCCGATACGGATCTACGAGATATCTGCTATAACCGCGCACATGAAATATATGGAGAAGAACTGCCCGAAATCGTAAAGACACGTCTCGAAAAGGAACTGAATTCCATCATCTCCAATGGTTATGCGGTTATGTACATAATAGCGCAGAAGCTTGTGTGGAAATCCAACGAAGACGGATATCTGGTAGGCTCTCGTGGGTCTGTCGGATCCTCTTTTGTGGCTACAATGGCAGGGATTACGGAGGTGAATCCTTTAAGCCCTCATTATCTGTGTGAGGAATGTAAATATGTCGATTTTGATTCCGATGAGGTGAAAGCCTATGCAGGAAGATCAGGATGTGATATGCCGGATAAAACATGCCCGAACTGTGGGGCACCGCTTAAAAAGCTCGGGTTTGACATTCCCTTCGAGACATTTCTTGGATTTAAGGGTAATAAAGAACCAGATATAGACCTCAACTTCTCCGGGGAGTATCAGAGTAAAGCGCACAAATACACCGAGGTAATCTTCGGAGCCGGTCAGACATTCCGCGCAGGGACGATTGGAACACTGGCGGAGAAGACGGCATTTGGCTACGTAAAGAATTACTATGAAGAGCGGGGCATACATAAGAGAAATTGTGAGATTGATCGAGTTGTAAAGGGCTGCACCGGCATTCGACGTACAACGGGACAGCATCCTGGTGGAATTATCGTTCTGCCTTTTGGGGAGGACATCAATTCGTTTACTCCGGTTCAGCATCCGGCAAATGATAATCACACAGACATTGTGACGACGCATTTTGACTATCATTCCATCGACTCGAACCTGTTAAAGCTAGACATCTTAGGACACGATGATCCGACAATGATTCGTATGCTGGAAGATCTGACCGGTTTTGATGCGCAGCAGGTTCCTTTGGATGAGCCTCATGTGATGTCGCTGTTTGAGAGTACGAAGGCACTTGACATCACACCCGACGCCATCGGCGGCTGCCCGCTTGGCTGTCTGGGGATTCCGGAATTTGGCACAGATTTTGTCATTCAGATGCTTTTGGACACGAAGCCGAAGTCGTTTTCGGATCTGATTCGCATCTCCGGGCTGTCACACGGGACAGATGTATGGCTGGGCAATGCTCAGACACTGATCGAAGAAGGCAAGGCCACGATTTCAACCTCAATTTGTACCAGGGATGATATTATGATTTACCTGATTGGAAAAGGTCTGGACAGCGAGGAATCATTTACGATCATGGAGAGTGTGCGAAAGGGAAAAGGACTGAAACCGGAGTGGGAAAAAGAGATGAAGGAGCATGATGTTCCGGACTGGTACATCTGGTCCTGCAAAAAGATTAAATATATGTTTCCCAAGGCACATGCGGCGGCTTATGTCATGATGGCTTATCGGATCGCATACTATAAGATCTTTTATCCACTCGCCTACTATGCGGCTTATTTTTCCATCCGTGCCTCGGCATTTTCCTATGAATTGATGTGTATGGGGCAGGACCGGCTGGAGTATTATATGCATGATTATGAGAAGAGAAAAGATACCTTGAGCAAAAAAGAGCAGGATACGTATAAAGACATGAAGATTGTACAGGAGATGTACGCGAGAGGTTTTGAGTTCGAGAAAGTGGACCTCTATACGGCGCAGGCACATCGTTTTCAGATTGTAAATGACAAACTGATGCCGGCACTTGACACTATTGACGGGCTGGGAGACAAGGCAGCGGATGCCGTTGTCCTCGCAGCCCGAGATGGGGCTTTCCTGTCCAAGGATGATTTCAGAAACAGGACGAAAGTGAGTAAGACAGTGGTAGATCTGATGGACGATATGGGGATCTTCGGTGATCTTCCGCAGTCCAATCAGATTTCTCTGTTTGATTTCGCAAAGATCAGCTGA
- a CDS encoding GntR family transcriptional regulator — MKESINTRVYNKIKEDIMHLELKPKEEVSVQKLADAYGASRTPIREAVLKLSQEGLVNVKPQAKTIIQPISEERVKQENFIRKSLELSAVPDFLYNCSPYTLDTLDEMIEIQRRAIKKNKILDFCEIDHRFHKLLFNTASKELAYQVIESSATHSQRLFFLRAKQSGVSEEIVEDYKKMVDNMRSGKEELLERMVDGHIEQYYSVGNLKKQYPDYFV, encoded by the coding sequence GTGAAAGAATCGATAAATACTCGAGTTTATAATAAGATAAAAGAAGACATCATGCATCTGGAGCTGAAACCAAAAGAAGAAGTAAGTGTGCAGAAGCTTGCGGATGCCTATGGTGCAAGCCGTACACCAATCAGGGAGGCTGTGCTGAAACTATCACAGGAAGGGCTTGTCAATGTAAAACCGCAGGCCAAAACTATCATTCAGCCGATTAGTGAAGAACGGGTAAAACAGGAAAATTTCATCCGCAAGTCGCTGGAATTATCTGCCGTGCCGGACTTTTTATACAACTGCAGTCCTTATACTTTGGATACCTTAGATGAGATGATCGAAATTCAAAGACGCGCGATTAAAAAGAATAAGATCCTTGATTTCTGTGAAATTGATCATCGTTTTCATAAACTACTCTTTAACACGGCATCAAAAGAACTGGCGTATCAGGTAATCGAATCCTCCGCGACTCATTCGCAGCGCCTGTTCTTTTTGCGGGCGAAACAATCCGGCGTGTCCGAAGAGATCGTGGAAGATTACAAAAAGATGGTAGATAACATGCGTTCAGGGAAAGAAGAACTACTTGAACGTATGGTGGACGGGCATATAGAACAGTATTATTCTGTTGGAAATCTAAAAAAACAATATCCAGACTACTTCGTATGA
- a CDS encoding DNA-3-methyladenine glycosylase family protein, which translates to MITLKQKNFNLQQISSSGQCFRMKPIVCNAESGYEIIASDHLLFAQQEDDLCKFHCSREEFEQFWYSYFDLGTDYKSYIDAIYPDDEYLTNAAACGNGIRILRQDLWEMIITFLISQQNNIVRIRHCIDNICRRYGKEMPTAEGGIYYSFPDPDSLAGATDEDLKACNVGYRSKYIMRTAKSIASGEMNLEDIRRMGYSEAKTELLKLYGVGAKVADCICLFALHWLEAFPVDTHIHQAVEKHYRDGFPAEKYSGFEGVLQQYIFYYELNGLKQSQIDKKLKIEN; encoded by the coding sequence ATGATAACATTAAAACAAAAAAACTTTAACCTGCAGCAGATCAGCTCTTCTGGTCAGTGTTTCCGTATGAAACCGATAGTATGTAATGCCGAATCAGGATATGAAATTATTGCAAGCGATCACCTCCTGTTTGCACAGCAGGAGGATGATTTATGTAAGTTCCATTGTTCACGGGAAGAATTTGAACAATTCTGGTATTCTTACTTTGATCTTGGGACAGATTACAAGTCTTACATAGATGCCATTTATCCAGATGATGAATATTTAACGAATGCAGCGGCATGCGGAAATGGTATCCGAATCTTAAGGCAGGACCTGTGGGAGATGATTATCACTTTCCTGATTTCCCAGCAGAACAACATAGTGCGAATCCGGCACTGTATTGACAATATCTGCAGGCGCTACGGAAAAGAAATGCCAACTGCAGAGGGAGGGATATATTATTCGTTTCCGGACCCAGATTCCCTGGCAGGTGCCACGGATGAGGATCTGAAAGCATGCAACGTGGGATATCGGAGCAAATATATCATGCGCACGGCAAAAAGTATCGCATCCGGTGAGATGAATCTAGAGGATATTCGCCGGATGGGTTATTCAGAGGCGAAAACTGAACTTTTAAAGCTGTATGGTGTCGGAGCCAAGGTGGCGGACTGCATCTGCCTGTTTGCACTTCACTGGCTTGAGGCCTTTCCGGTGGATACACATATTCATCAGGCGGTTGAAAAGCATTATCGGGATGGGTTTCCGGCTGAGAAATATTCGGGATTCGAGGGCGTGCTTCAACAGTACATCTTCTACTATGAACTTAACGGCCTCAAACAAAGCCAGATTGACAAAAAACTGAAAATAGAAAATTAA
- the ispG gene encoding flavodoxin-dependent (E)-4-hydroxy-3-methylbut-2-enyl-diphosphate synthase — protein MDRTKTREVKIGNRVIGGGNLVLIQSMTNTKTEDVPATVAQIQRLADMGCDIIRCAVPNQKAAEALKSIKRQITIPLVADIHFDYRLAIKAMENGADKIRINPGNIGSPDRIRAVVDVARERNIPIRVGVNSGSLEKDLVAKYHGVTAEGLVESALDKVTIIEKMGYDNLVISIKSSDVRMCVKAHELISQKTDHPLHVGITEAGSVYSGNIKSSVGLGIILYQGIGDTIRVSLTGDPAEEVKTAKQILKTLGLRKGGIEVISCPTCGRTQIDLIKLADQVETMVSDIPLDLKVAVMGCVVNGPGEAKEADIGIAGGDGVGLLIKHGEVIKKVNESEILSCLREELLNWENNQ, from the coding sequence ATGGATCGAACAAAGACAAGAGAAGTAAAGATAGGAAATCGTGTGATCGGAGGCGGAAACCTTGTTCTGATTCAATCGATGACGAATACAAAGACAGAAGATGTGCCGGCTACGGTTGCTCAGATACAGCGGCTTGCGGACATGGGATGCGATATCATCCGTTGTGCAGTGCCGAATCAAAAGGCGGCCGAGGCACTGAAAAGTATAAAGAGACAGATTACCATTCCGCTGGTGGCGGACATTCATTTTGATTACCGGCTTGCGATCAAAGCCATGGAGAATGGTGCCGATAAGATCCGAATCAACCCCGGAAATATCGGAAGTCCTGACCGGATCCGGGCTGTTGTAGATGTGGCAAGGGAGAGAAATATTCCGATACGAGTCGGTGTTAACAGCGGCTCGCTGGAGAAAGATCTCGTCGCAAAGTATCACGGCGTTACGGCCGAGGGGCTGGTGGAGAGTGCTCTCGACAAGGTAACGATCATTGAGAAGATGGGTTATGACAACCTGGTCATCAGCATCAAATCTTCGGATGTGCGGATGTGTGTAAAAGCCCATGAACTGATTTCCCAAAAAACCGATCATCCGCTTCATGTGGGAATCACAGAGGCGGGAAGTGTCTATTCCGGCAATATCAAGTCCTCCGTGGGACTAGGGATTATCTTATATCAGGGGATAGGAGATACGATCCGCGTGTCTCTGACCGGAGATCCGGCAGAAGAAGTGAAGACGGCAAAGCAGATCTTAAAGACGCTGGGACTTCGCAAGGGTGGTATTGAGGTGATTTCGTGTCCAACTTGCGGGAGGACCCAGATTGATCTGATTAAGCTTGCTGATCAGGTGGAGACGATGGTTTCGGACATTCCCCTTGATCTGAAAGTGGCCGTGATGGGATGCGTGGTCAATGGTCCCGGTGAGGCCAAAGAGGCGGATATTGGAATCGCAGGAGGCGACGGTGTGGGACTCTTGATCAAGCACGGTGAGGTGATAAAAAAGGTAAACGAATCTGAGATCTTGTCCTGCCTGAGAGAAGAGCTTTTAAACTGGGAGAATAATCAATGA